The Paenibacillus sp. RUD330 genome has a segment encoding these proteins:
- a CDS encoding LacI family DNA-binding transcriptional regulator has translation MNITIIDVAKAAGVSPSTVSRVISGSTRISAATSKKVKAIMEELGYHPNAMAKNLVSRTTMTIGLLLPRNADEAFLDIFFPEVTRGILSQANRSGYDLLLKTGMTECEEVEAVTKLVKGRRVDGIILLQSRNKDAVVRFLHEEKFPFVLIGRTPEFPDIMTVDNDNRQAAYDVTRHLLQQGHTRIGFVGGPLEMVVSSDRFEGYRSAMQEAGIEPRPDWYHIEASKLKDDGYRVMSMLMGTPERPTALVVMDDLVAFGILSSLSELGYSVPQDMAIFGFNNNPMSPVSSPPVSSVDIGVYQLGFTAAQALVGSLKGQPQERRRTIVPHRLIARESSMHWINPKS, from the coding sequence ATGAACATAACGATCATTGATGTGGCCAAAGCGGCCGGAGTGTCGCCTTCGACCGTATCGAGGGTCATATCCGGCAGCACGAGAATAAGCGCAGCGACGTCGAAAAAGGTCAAGGCAATCATGGAGGAGCTCGGCTATCACCCGAACGCCATGGCCAAGAACCTCGTCTCCCGGACGACCATGACGATCGGATTGCTGCTTCCGCGCAATGCCGACGAGGCCTTCCTCGACATCTTCTTCCCGGAGGTTACGCGAGGAATTCTCAGCCAGGCGAACCGCTCCGGCTACGATCTGCTGCTCAAGACGGGCATGACGGAATGCGAGGAGGTCGAGGCCGTGACCAAGCTGGTCAAGGGCAGGCGGGTCGACGGCATCATCCTGCTGCAATCGCGCAACAAGGACGCGGTCGTCCGCTTCCTTCACGAGGAGAAGTTCCCGTTCGTACTCATCGGGCGCACGCCTGAATTCCCCGATATCATGACCGTGGACAACGACAACCGGCAAGCCGCCTATGACGTCACCAGGCATCTGCTGCAGCAGGGCCATACGCGGATCGGCTTTGTCGGGGGGCCGCTGGAGATGGTCGTCTCGTCCGACCGGTTCGAGGGCTACCGTTCCGCCATGCAAGAGGCCGGAATCGAGCCGCGTCCCGACTGGTACCATATCGAAGCCTCCAAGCTCAAGGATGACGGCTACCGCGTCATGTCCATGCTCATGGGCACTCCCGAGCGGCCGACCGCGCTCGTCGTCATGGACGATCTCGTCGCGTTCGGCATCCTGAGCTCGCTCAGCGAGCTCGGCTACAGCGTGCCTCAGGACATGGCTATATTCGGCTTCAACAACAACCCGATGTCACCGGTATCCTCGCCGCCGGTAAGCTCCGTCGACATCGGCGTCTACCAGCTTGGATTCACGGCCGCGCAAGCGCTGGTCGGCTCGCTCAAGGGGCAGCCGCAGGAGCGCCGCAGGACCATCGTCCCGCATCGCCTCATCGCCCGGGAATCTTCCATGCACTGGATCAACCCCAAATCCTGA
- a CDS encoding MATE family efflux transporter, whose amino-acid sequence MMHHAPTLRGKILLFLTILGPIVITQVSYTAMSVLDTMMSGRAGTNDLAGVAVGSSLFMPIMTGMNSILFAVTPIISQMMGRGQSDGISRPVVQSLYLSLLMTVLIAIAGFLAVEPVLGLMGLDAEVHRIARQYLIGLSIGLVPLFGSYVLRYFWEAQGYTRLTMAIMLTAIPLNALLNYGLIFGHFGLPRLGGVGSGYATGITYWFVFGVSVWMTFRMEALRIHRLFARWYAPSWKAWKELLGIGVPMGLSTFFEASIFSVVTLLMGGMFSTAAIAAHQATLNFSSLLFMVPLSISMALTIMVAYEAGAGRQKHARQYAMLGVSLAVGLMGTVAVLLYFFRSTVANLYTQEPEVASMMVTFLLFAILFQLSDSSQASLQGALRGYKDVTIPFVVAFVSYWIVGIPLGYGLARWTELGPYGFWVGITAGLTFATIGFAVRLRHIQKPGRLAAAAQS is encoded by the coding sequence ATGATGCACCATGCTCCAACCCTTCGCGGCAAAATCCTTCTCTTCCTGACCATTCTCGGACCGATTGTCATTACGCAGGTCAGCTACACGGCCATGAGCGTGCTCGATACGATGATGTCCGGACGGGCCGGCACGAACGACCTGGCCGGCGTGGCCGTCGGCTCCAGCCTGTTCATGCCGATCATGACCGGGATGAACTCCATCCTGTTCGCCGTCACGCCGATCATCAGCCAGATGATGGGCCGAGGCCAATCGGACGGCATTTCCCGGCCTGTCGTGCAGTCGCTGTACTTGTCGCTGCTGATGACCGTTCTCATCGCGATTGCCGGCTTCCTCGCCGTCGAGCCCGTGCTCGGCCTGATGGGGCTGGATGCCGAAGTCCATCGCATCGCCCGGCAGTACCTGATCGGGCTCTCCATCGGGCTCGTGCCGCTGTTCGGCAGTTATGTGCTCCGTTACTTCTGGGAGGCGCAAGGTTATACCCGGCTGACGATGGCGATCATGCTGACCGCCATTCCGCTGAACGCCCTGCTGAACTACGGCCTCATCTTCGGCCACTTCGGACTGCCCCGGCTCGGCGGAGTCGGCTCCGGGTACGCGACCGGAATCACCTATTGGTTCGTGTTCGGCGTCAGCGTCTGGATGACGTTCCGGATGGAGGCGCTGCGGATCCACCGGTTGTTCGCGCGCTGGTACGCTCCATCCTGGAAAGCCTGGAAGGAGCTGCTCGGCATCGGCGTGCCGATGGGACTGTCCACCTTCTTCGAGGCGAGCATCTTCTCGGTCGTCACGCTGCTCATGGGCGGCATGTTCAGCACGGCAGCCATCGCGGCGCATCAGGCGACGCTCAACTTCTCGTCGCTGCTGTTCATGGTTCCGCTCAGCATCTCCATGGCGCTCACGATCATGGTCGCCTATGAAGCCGGAGCCGGCCGGCAGAAGCATGCCCGCCAGTATGCGATGCTCGGCGTCAGCCTCGCTGTCGGCTTGATGGGAACCGTAGCGGTCCTTCTCTACTTCTTCCGCTCGACGGTCGCGAATCTGTACACCCAGGAGCCGGAGGTCGCCTCCATGATGGTCACCTTCCTGCTGTTCGCGATCCTGTTCCAGCTGTCCGACAGCTCCCAGGCTTCGCTGCAGGGAGCCCTGCGCGGGTACAAGGATGTGACGATTCCGTTCGTCGTCGCGTTCGTCTCCTACTGGATCGTCGGCATACCGCTCGGCTACGGCTTGGCGAGATGGACGGAGCTCGGGCCTTACGGCTTCTGGGTCGGCATCACCGCCGGCCTCACGTTCGCCACGATCGGCTTCGCGGTCCGCTTGCGGCATATCCAGAAGCCGGGCAGGCTGGCGGCTGCTGCGCAGTCTTGA